A portion of the Thunnus maccoyii chromosome 20, fThuMac1.1, whole genome shotgun sequence genome contains these proteins:
- the abcc3 gene encoding ATP-binding cassette sub-family C member 3 isoform X10, protein MSLNWMVRMTSDLESNIVAVERVKEYSETKTEAPWEVEDKKPPPNWPMQGNVEFHNYSVRYREGLDLVLKNLTLSVKGGEKIGIVGRTGAGKSSMTLCLFRLLEAAAGEIAIDEVKISEIGLHDLRSKLTIIPQEPVLFSGTLRMNLDPFEKYSDEEVWKALEHSHLHKFVSNQQAKLELECSEGGENLSVGQRQLVCLARALLRKTRILILDEATAAIDLETDDLIQSTIRTQFEDCTVFTIAHRLNTIMDYTRVLVLDKGQIAEFDTPTNLISQRGIFYGMAKDAGIAQ, encoded by the exons ATGTCTCTGAACTGGATGGTGCGAATGACTTCAGATCTGGAGAGCAACATCGTAGCAGTGGAGAGAGTGAAGGAGTACtctgagacaaagacagag GCCCCCTGGGAAGTGGAGGACAAGAAGCCCCCTCCTAATTGGCCCATGCAGGGGAACGTGGAGTTCCACAACTACAGCGTTCGGTACCGAGAGGGACTGGACCTGGTCCTGAAAAACCTTACGCTGAGCGtcaaaggaggagagaag ATTGGTATCGTGGGTCGCACAGGCGCCGGCAAGTCCTCCATGACGCTCTGCCTCTTCCGATTGCTGGAAGCTGCAGCAGGAGAGATCGCCATTGATGAGGTTAAGATATCAGAGATAGGCCTGCATGACCTGAGGTCCAAACTTACCATCATTCCACAg GAGCCTGTCCTGTTCTCCGGGACACTGAGGATGAACCTCGATCCCTTCGAGAAGTACAGTGATGAAGAGGTGTGGAAAGCTCTGGAACATTCTCACCTCCACAAGTTTGTCAGCAACCAGCAGGCAAAACTGGAGCTGGAGTGctcagagggaggagagaaccTGAG TGTGGGTCAGAGGCAGCTGGTGTGTTTGGCTCGAGCTCTCCTGAGGAAGACGAGGATCCTCATCCTGGATGAAGCAACAGCTGCTATCGACCTGGAGACAGACGATCTCATCCAGTCCACCATAAGGACTCAGTTTGAAGACTGCACCGTCTTTACCATCGCACACAGACTCAACACAATTATGGATTACACAAG AGTGCTGGTGTTGGACAAGGGACAGattgcagagtttgacactccTACAAACCTCATATCACAGAGAGGAATCTTCTATGGCATGGCTAAAGACGCAGGAATAGCACAGTAG